The genomic region ttggaaaatatgaggatattagaagtaatctcggagtttcatgcttttatatggttatggaactcctctgtgacttatactatccttataatttacaatagagggtactttattcactatatatatatatatatatatatatatatatatatatatatatatatatatatatatatatatatatatcccttagtTTGTCAGAGACTAACATATGGAACCTAATTGTATAGTGAGTTTGCCATTGATCCtaagcatgcagctcagattctaaAACTAAACTGCTATGACCCATACAACCCCCTCAAGTgagattggttactgcctggtaaccaatcattcctttaaaggggcagacTAAATCTCTTGGTTCAAGGATCCAAAGGAAAGGGAATTTACTGCaagtacaaattaaaattttcaaaattttacaaaaaattaaaaaatatgcaagcctTATTCTACTTCCTGTTTCATACAAACAAACTAATCAAAATACCACTAAGAATGCCTTATGTATAAACAACCCACCCCTGCTTTTTATGCTTTTAGAAAAggatcaggtaaaaaaaaagaggcACATGATGGGACTAAAACTGTAGCGTATCAAAAAGGTATAATATTTATCAATGTTTCAGTCGCACTAGGAGCCTGGGCATCTATTTTCTTTTGATCTAGACTGCACCACTTTGGAATTGGGAACAACTGGAAGGTGAATGAGAGTGTGGATTTCTGATTGCCTGTTTCGTACAATAAATAGCAAAGTAATAAGGTTTATATAAAGAcgaatcacccctttaaccttttgtatcgttaaaaaaatgaatacatagtCTAAGTTATGAATATGCATGTTCTAAAGCCaagctgaaaaataaaatggaaatgttgCCAAGGGAACACTGTAATGCAGCAGACAAGAGGGTCACAAGAACACTGAAGTCAGCATCAGTCTTCGATGACTGTGAAGATCAAAATGACCCATGCAGCATGTGCCATTACTGAAGaggaaacttttttgtttttgtgtgttaCTGGTCCCTTGACACATTTCAGCAATCCAGGGACTACGCAAAATgtaaaaacctttaaagggatcctgtcatcgtttgatgtttttttcaaaacacatcagttaatagtgctactccagcagaattctgcactgaaattcattgctcaaaagagcaaacagattattttatattcaattttgaaatctgacatggggctagacattttgtcaatttcccagctgccccatgtcatgtgacttgtgtctgcactttaggagtgaaatgctttctggcaggctgctgtttttccttctcaatgtaactgaaggagtctcagtgggacatgggtttttactattgaatattgtttttagatctaccaggcagctgttatcttttgttagggagctgctatctagttaccttcctattgttcttttgtttggctgctggggggggggtgatatcactccaacttgcagtacagcagtaaagagtgattgaagtttatcagagcacaagtcacatgacttggggcagctgggaaattgacaatatgtctagctccatgtcagatttcaaaattgaatataaaaaaatctgtttgctcttttgagaaatggatttcagtgcagaattctgctggagaagcactattaactgattcattttgaaacatttgtatccctttaatgatgtatTTTGTGACATTCTGAGAAAGTGTGTGTATTGGCATGGAAATTATCCAATaacttgctgaaattgcaagagTAATACACCTAAAATCCTAAGAAGCACATAAAACAAAACCAGCTTTGCCCTTTTCCATTGCCATTCAACATTTCAGTATGAATTTAACCACTGTGTGGTTACAACAATCAATTATTAgctatttattatgatttttaaattaaattcaacttttttatttCAGGAACCTTACCATAAGAAGGAAAATGTATGCAATCACTTATGGATTGCAATCATTTACAAGGTTAAagaccattttaattaaaaatcataCTAAAATCAAACcaataattttttcataaaaccaCATTAAGCAATTTAAGGCAATCCAATACAGCTCTTACGCTCCGAAGCAAAATGTTAGTAAGTATGTGGTATATCCcttgtaaaactgaaaaaatataaatatttcaaataaaataaacctgATGTTTTAATAAGTACAAAGTACCCAGTCCTTTTAAATTTTCTTCTTTCAACCTAAGGAAGAAATCTCTTTTACACAAGTTCTGTTTAAATGTTGTTCTTTCCACCCAACAAAGAAATCTCTTGTTACACAAGTTCATGAGGGTTTTTTACTGCTGGAGGTAAGTTTGGAGGTCGAAATTCCTCGTCAACAAGTACCAAGTCCTCCACGTCACGGCCATTAAATTTTCTTCTGCATATTCTAACTACAACTTTCTTTTTCAGAAACAGTTTTACAGCTTCCCGGAAAGCGACAGCTTTGGCAGTGTCCATTGTCTTTCCGCAGCCCATTCCTAAATAAACAGATTTGCACCTTAATTCACAAACTGTATTCTCCTGAGAGGTTTTGTTTTGGGGGAAATCTGCCAGGTCTTTCAGTGGAACAAAAGCAATCTCTAGTGTGGCCTTTAGAGATTCAATAGAGGTGTTAAGTAGCTCTTCATGGTTGAGGTTGGCATTGAAACCCCCAGCAGATACAAGTTTCCAAGCCACTGTTTTGTAGAGTCTGTTAAAGAAAGGCTGCCTTTCTTTGGTATGTTCTGTAGTGAAACGGCGAGTAGTTTTGAGAGCATTATCGCTAGATTGGGACGGACCTTTAACCGCTGTTTGATATCGACTGTCAGAATGGCTTTTTCTCCCCTGAGTAGCAGCATGTTTATATCCTGCTTCTTCTGGAGGATTCAAACTAGATTTAGCTTTGGACACAGGCAGAGGCCGGCCATTACCTGACTCTTCATAGAATTCTGTGTTTACATCTGTTCTTGAGTGTGCCTCTCTCTTATTTAGACTAGTAGATGGAATATAACCATCACAGATTTTTCCAGATGATCTCTCCCTTGCATCACCTGGCTGGTTTCTGATTTCTACTGTGTCGTCAATGTAAGAGCTCTCTCTTGCCCCATGATCATTGGATTTTTGCTTCTTGCGTGGTAACTCTTCTACCCCTTCTGCAAAATATAAAGGTACATTTTATATTAGAATAGAATatgaaagcagcattttttttaataatgtacaaGACCTTTTTTCTGATTCCCCATAATCAGGGACTAAACAACTAAAACACAGTAAAATAGACTAGGCCTTTTTGGTGTCAGCCATTTGCCACCAGAACTTTAACTTCAAACCGTAAACGGATAATGGCACATAAATCACGCCCATAGCATCTAAAGGACCCCACTTCCtgggaatgattttttttttaaattatttttagcaatacagctttctaaatgtattttgacCAACACATAGAAGTTGCTTACAAATGAATCTGCTGCCTTGTTTTATCATGCAAGTTGGGTCTGAAACTTTGGAAGGTTGTCCTACGGATACTTGtgtgtattttaatataaataacgTACTTACTCTTTTAAATGTTAACAATATTAGACGTCACAATACATGACTTGGCCTGcaacctttatatggtcatagatcTCCTTGGTGACTTCCATTAGTTTTACATATTACAATAGGGGATGCATTATGCCTGCTTTATAATCTCATCCACACATCCAAGTAGAACAGATAAGaaaagggttatttataaatgacagcggtgttgtatatattttaatagccCATGCTAATAATAAACCTTCTCAACAACAGCAGTAAACAAACAAATTTCTTCACCTTGAATGCCTGTAAACCTGGAATAAAAATCAGAAAGAACTGTCCCATTACACCTCTTTCACCATCACATCTCTTTTGAATCTTACAAATAAGCAGCGTTATTGAAGATATTTAAATTTAGAACCAAAAAACGGTTCACATCTGTATTCTGCTAACCATTGCTACTTGAATTCCCTCTTTTCTTCACCTTGGCAACCAGTTCATCACGTGTTGTATGGGTTGGTGCATCAGTCACCTTAATATTTTCTGCCATTTTAAGCACTTTTTCCATAACTTGAATGGGGTACCTATGGAAAAACACAGCTAGTTAgaagaaataaaagataaaaaaaagcatgcaaTTATTTTATAAGAATGCTTAGGTACAAAAGAATATTATTTACTTCCTTATAAGTAAACAGGTTGTGCTGCAGATTTTTGAGAACAAAGAATACTCTATTAACCAAAGCCAAATGCAAGATAAGAGAATATATTATCCTAGCCACTATTTTAAATTCTTAAGGACATATTTACCCGGCTGTTCATCAACCTaatccacagatactgctgaaaaatgtatcaactaaatattgcaaaatgtaacagtttagattctgctcctgaattactgagctgccagactcaaacaccagagacaggaacattcaaatttaaaaacggTAAAAACTAAAAATGGAGAATAAttgaaaattctttatttctggtgaacaatctgaaaacaattgaactgaattttttttggaaggtgaacaacccctaaaaattaatatggttaaagatgtcatattttacatactgaacttattgcaccagcctaaagtttcagcttgtcaatagcagcaatgatccaggacttcaaacttgtcacagggggtcaccatcttggaaagtgtctgtgacactcacatgctcagtgggctctgagcagctgttgagaagctaagcttaggggttgtcactaattatccagcagaaaatgaggctggtctgtaatataagatgatgctacagggctgagtgttaaattctgatgctaattgcactggtttctgtgctgccatgtagtaattatctgtattaattactaatcagtcttcaACACAGGGCACAGAGAGCAAATTTGCACAGTCATGTGATGGATACTTCCCTAGTCCTTTCAGGCAAGTTCTCCATATTACTGAAATCCCCATAACTTGAAAAATCTAGGTACCAagaattctagataatagatactACACCTGCACGCTTTTGTACCAGCAACCAACGCCGTTAATACATGAATACAGAAGGCCTCATTTTTAATGAGACACCCTTTAGTGCCCATTGTGTAAGCAGGTGCATCAGGGGTCTTGCTGCCCTATACACTTCACAGTTGATTAAATATCTGGTACAATGTAGTGAGTGCAGCGTGTGTGGGTGTAAGAAAAAGATTAAATGATAAGTAAAAGGCTCCTATGCACCCTGTCCCCAATGGGGTTGCCAAGATTGTGCAtgtgaatgacacacaagttaggggggCAAGTATGGGCTGGGATGGTGGGACAGTAAATTGCCTGCTTTTATATTAATcaaaaaagcacattttcatGCACTCCACAATACAGGTGAAGCTGGGTGCAAAGTGAgtaaaatcatacttttttttgtactttacaccCTCCCCTGGCagaaataaatgagccctatactATAATGAAGCTAATGGAGGGGAGAGCAGGAATGTAGTGGTGtgcatactagggatgcaccgaatccactattttggattcggccgaaccccgattttggtttcggccgaataccaaaccgaatcctaatttgcatatgcaaatcagggttagGAAGGGGAAAattgttttacttctttgttttgtgacaaaaagtcccacgatttccctttctgcccctaatttgcatatgcaaattaggattcggacggacagaaggattcggccgaatctgaatcctgctgaaaaagaccgaatcctggattcggtgcctccctagtGCATACAAACTTTCTATTTCCAGCAGGCACCTGGAAGGGCTCTAGTGTTGCAACTGCAGCAGTTGTATGGATACTCGCATTGTGGGTACTAAAGCAACTGTAGGTCAGTGGAACCCCTTAGCAATGAATCATCAGGTTACAATTGTATAAGCATTTACATTCCTTTCAGTAATAAATCTGGATTTGTTGAATgatcttaaagagatacggacactagaaatgaaaacctttttttatatctatcttaACACCGTATTTTAaagctatctataattttgctcAACAAGACCTATAGAAAACTTTGAATGCAGATTCatattttgcaaagaaaatgttagtgtcagtatcactttaaaaaggtTGGATCAATGATCCCCTTCATTGTAAGCGATGAAACAGCTTCAAGCATCGGTAGTAGATCCTGTACATCCTGGGCTGTTAGATGTATGGACAAGAGACAAGCTTCCTCCCTCATTGGCACACTTGTTATAGCTGACAGTCAGCTCATCTGCCCAGTACACTCACCTGCAGCCGGTGAACACATGATTGGCCCACACCATAGAGTAGGCGAGCAGTCGGTCCAACTCCTTGTGGTTGGTCTCAGGGGGCGGCGGGATCTCTCCCTCCCCGCACACATCACTCAGGTTCCGGAGAATAAATTCCCTACGGTACCGCCACAACTTGTCCGACTCGCACTGCCCGCGGACACGCTCCAACCACGCCGCTGTTTCAGGATTTTGACCCAGGAACTCACTCACCTCGTCCTCGGACGCCATGTccggaaggaggggagcccttaGGCGGCGCAAATGCCGTGCGGCTTCAACAACGGATGATACTTTCAACCACTCCGGAAACACTGACCCGGATGTTGCACGTGCGCCGTGTAGCGCCTTGGTTACATGACCAAGGTTCCTAGGGACGAAAGAGTTGGGATTTTGGGAAGGCTAGATGTGCCTTTTTTGCATTCTGCACTTTGTTAGTagatcatatactgtatgaatacaCATCTACTGGCGTTATTGTCTTGTTATAAAACCCATATCACTGAATCATGCCATTCTCGTCTATAATTACCTGGGTCATAAGCCAAGAACATGGTGGTTAAATCCGAACAATGGGGGCAGGCCAGATAggattgggggtggagcagtgatcttggggtgggcatgatgacatcagaggcaggcacaatgatgctgtgtcagggttattacatcacttatatacttatatacttaaagatcccctcgtaaatgactttgacaccttacacatagattgatatttctttttgttggtcatttgacctatgagctgaatgttgtatatatatatatatatatatatatataagtccatcGGTAgaaagcagcgcacactggaattttttaaaagtttaatttatcaaattttaaaaaatattttacatgtatcaacgtttcggtcctggtcttggaccgttctcaagatatatatatatatatctgagagtctagggttgccacccggcatagccggtaaaacacctgccaaggccggggacggtataacaaatttaccggcaatacagttgccggtaatttgtaatacccttttaaaaaagcccttggcctgcccccaatttgcgcagaacttaccttttttccagtgtTCTGGACATCGCCGCGATGTTGCTAcaccccttttgcggcacactgTGTGGCTCAGCCCCTTTTTGGGTCATGGACGGCTCCCTTTTTGTGtccgccccccactggccagtaatctttttcagtaaaggtggcaaccctaaattccgagaacaccacagcttcattgtaatcagcttgaaaaacgaactaaaatgttctgaaagctggctatgattatattagttagccgataaaggtatcacctttacaccacttttgttttttcttttatttcaaaagggttgccctgtatcACTTATACGCAAATagatggatttctgtccagttttcacaaagtttttaatgggacagaaagttttgtaCAGACAGCCCTCtgacaaactgagatgtccagttgaaaccctacctctatctattctgcccgatGAGTATGTAAGACCAATCCGTAAACtaaaggtatggaatctattatacagaaatcagttatccagaaatctctgaaatacatcaatgctcatttagaaaaactatttcttatttttgattgatttccttatttctgtttctttaatatgAGAAAATAACTGCACTTCATAATATCTAAGCCATGTCAACATACCCCACCAACAAGTTGGAATTAAAAAGAGGGGCACCTAGGGACCCTTCGATTCCAACATGTAGGCACTAACAGAGCCACAGAAAGAGTTTAAATAGTCCGCCTTTAAAATCAAAGGTgggatgttttttaaaaaaattgtcagggGGAATGTATTTAGTAAATTACTCTTCTCAGTGGTTTCATTAATTATATGGTTAAAGCTGAATGAAAAAAGGTGAAGAATGAGCCAAAAACAGTTCCCTAATAACTCAATAACTGGCTACATGGATTCATGATCCTTGCAAGTATTTTAAGAGAAGAAGTCTCTAAAGAGTATTTAGTATTATTTATAGATTTGGACATTATGTGTATAGTGTACAGGGAATATGAGAAGGTAAAAACCTTGCATCTTGCTGAAAAGTTCATGCAGTAGATGCTCATGCAATGCACTGAAGAGATCCTAATACAAACACAGTTACACAGTTgcactgaagagcttacaatctgattgAGAAAAAGATCACAATGAAAGATGTTTTAAAGGACAATTTCCTTACAAACAAGCCTTTAAACTGACACTCTTAACCCCATAATTGTTCGAGTTGGCTCCAACTAGAAACCACTGCAGGTACAGGTGTAACTGTGTCTGCTCTGTAGTGACTGTTGAGCTGTGCCCCTGCGCtgctgcaatggtatcttccagcaTGAGCCCAAGATGATGTCATGCATGTGCCCAACTGTCTTTTGATGGGACTGCTTGTGAGAGAGGAGTGTTGGTGAGAGACTCGCAAGTTTTTTGGCTTTCAAAGCGGATACAGAGTGGATTTTCGGAGAGATATTTGTACCTGAGCCCTCCAGGAGTGGGAGAGAAGGAGACAGAGGTGCATTAAGGTCAAAtattgaagaaaagaagaaataatCATCGCCAAGAGAAGATGGAGAAGAGACAGCAAGGTAAAGGAACATCCCTCTGGGAAAAGCTGTTGAACTGTCACTTGCACCTGTGGTGTTGCCACAATTTACTTTTTGGAGATTATTTATCTTTATGTTtgttgtcttgctgaaatgtgaATAAGTTGATCTGGTATTTTGGATGTGGAGCCAAATGTTATTATCAAGTAGGGACTTTTAAGCATTCTTTTGGGAATGGGAATCTTTAGTCAGAAATCACATTTGAATtaggacaaacatttttttgtgtttaccaTTAATTTTTCTATGTCATTGAAAATGttgtatacagtgaaacctcaattttacattccctaaTTCaaaattttcctgcattttacactttttttgtggGGTTCCCACCAAGTTACAATGCATTTCAGTGTGTGCTTTTCCTcaattttactttatattttcctggatatACACCAAAATTATATCGTGATGTTTCCAAAAATGCCTGTTTAGCTACTGTTGATGTAATCATTAGTGAAATTCAGAGGTTTAACTTACTAGCTAAATGCAGTAAAACAGACTC from Xenopus laevis strain J_2021 chromosome 1S, Xenopus_laevis_v10.1, whole genome shotgun sequence harbors:
- the cdkn2aip.S gene encoding protein CDKN2AIP homolog B (The RefSeq protein has 3 substitutions compared to this genomic sequence) produces the protein MASEDEVSEFLGQNPETAAWLERVRGQCESDKLWRYRREFILRNLSDVCGEGEIPPPPETNHKELDRLLAYSMVWANHVFTGCRYPIQVIEKVLKMAENIKVTDAPTHTTRDELVAKVKKRGNSSSNEGVEELPRKKKKSNDHGARESSYIDDTVEIRNQPGDARERSSGKICDGYIPSTSLNKREAHSRTDVNTEFYEESGNGRPLPVSKAKSSLNPPEEAGYKHAATQGRKSHSDSRYQTAVKGPSQSSDNALKPTRRFTTEHTKERQPFFNRLYKTVAWKLVSAGGFNANLNHEELLNTSIESLKATLEIAFVPLKDLADFPQNKTSQENTVCELRCKSVYLGMGCGKTMDTAKAVAFREAVKLFLKKKVVVRICRRKFNGRDVEDLVLVDEEFRPPNLPPAVKNPHELV
- the cdkn2aip.S gene encoding protein CDKN2AIP homolog B isoform X1, with the translated sequence MASEDEVSEFLGQNPETAAWLERVRGQCESDKLWRYRREFILRNLSDVCGEGEIPPPPETNHKELDRLLAYSMVWANHVFTGCRYPIQVMEKVLKMAENIKVTDAPTHTTRDELVAKKG